The Rosa rugosa chromosome 3, drRosRugo1.1, whole genome shotgun sequence sequence TTGCTCAAGTTCTTGTTGACCTATTTGGGTCAGGTTCATCATCGTCAGAATCACAATCATAATAGTCATAACACTCATCCTCCACAATCATACTATGAAGTATTATGCATGCATATAAGCATAATTGAGTTAAGTTTTGCAAGATTTCACCCCCTTGCAAGATGCCGAATGATTGCAAACCGTGCTTGTAAAATCTCAAATGCTCTTTCAACATCTTTTCGATAAGCCTCTTGTTTAGTGAAAAAAAACTCTTCTTTTTCAGTTACAGGTCGCTTAATTGATTGGACAAGCATCACCCATTTTGGATAAATATCATCAGCAAGATAATAACCAATATCGTCATGCTTATCATTGATTTCAGAATCTAGATGTTGTGATTAGCCAGCTGTAAGGGCATCAAATAATGAAGAGCGCCTGAGAACAGTGATGTCGTTTAGCGCTCTTGAGATCCCAAAAAATGCATGTCATATCCATGTGTCAAAATCTGCCACGGCTTTCAGAACAATGGTGGGTTTTTTCGCTTTACCGTTGAAGCTTCCCTGCCACCCTGTCGGACAATTCTTCCACCGCCATGCATGTAGTCTAATGACCAGATCATCCTTGGAAACCCTCGTCTCTCAGCTCATTGTAAAAGCCTATACAAATCATCTGAATTTGGTTCCTGGAGGTAAAGTTCCCGGTAGATTGTGACAATGGTATGACAAAATTGTCCCATATTCTCCATCGCAATTGATTCAGGCATCCTAAATTATTCATCCATGCAATTTGCTGAGCATGCATTGGCAAGCATACGGAGTGCGCATGTTATCTTTTGATAGGGCGAGAAGCTGGGTTGGCCAGCGCTATCATATGACTGCCTAAAGTAGGAGTTGGCCGTCTGAACATCATCAAGCATGCGAAGGTAAACTTCGCGCCTCATTCTGTAGCGACGTCTGAACTCGACATCATTGAACACCAGATTATCCACGAAGTAGTCATTTAACAACCTTTGATTAGCTAGCCCACGTTGTCGATTTTTGTAAGCGTGACCTGCAACTGAGCCGCCCCACTGTGGTTGTTGATGAAGTTGCTCATGAGCCCACCAATTTCCTGCATCCGCCATAATTTTATTTGCAATTTTGAGGCTTGCAtcaacttcttcttcctcctcctcttcattAGTGGTCATCTCCTCCCACTTGGCACCCAAATTGTAATTCATTACAGAATTTGATTAAAATCTCTACGAAAGAAAATGATTGAAGAGGAAGTAGTTGAGACGGTGAAGAATGGAACTCAAAACATACATTTTATTGAGTTTTAGAGCTGAATATAAGATATGCCACATGGACATAAAATCTAATCAAAAATCTCGATAAGGAATTATATATTGACACGTGACACGCCTATCTGAAAATTTTGAGAAGATGACATCAGGATAAGAGGACATAAAATCTAATCAAGAATCTGAATAATTGCTTACAAAGTGACACGTGAG is a genomic window containing:
- the LOC133737476 gene encoding uncharacterized protein LOC133737476, with translation MNYNLGAKWEEMTTNEEEEEEEVDASLKIANKIMADAGNWWAHEQLHQQPQWGGSVAGHAYKNRQRGLANQRLLNDYFVDNLVFNDVEFRRRYRMRREVYLRMLDDVQTANSYFRQSYDSAGQPSFSPYQKITCALRMLANACSANCMDE